A portion of the Herpetosiphon gulosus genome contains these proteins:
- a CDS encoding TIGR03986 family CRISPR-associated RAMP protein, which yields MATVPEHLHDIPAQREAFAPYNFIPLPEKAVPAEVVSEQQRVVVENVNLQPKEAQYLVRHDQYFTDRHTGTITCTLKTETPLYVRCGLTAEEFKRSLLEVEQQQQSNEARTAPTKNKPDFFASPGQRAVIPGSSLRGLMRSLVEIVSHSKIDLVTRKYLFFRSVDKTNLGEHYRKRMTNQIRAGFLRLQRDGGVIEETKFYKIPITVLEQHIRQRYTNYRRTKLPNERYQSQTIWVKPRNNHKIAEMSLNQRQGDGWLPATLVITGDVPSKKHEYVLIQQVPSQVFPLENEQLQRFHDEDQLSQWQTQAFPRQPGLRERKGQLANGDPVFFIVDPYKPQQVSFFGRAGMFRLPYTHSPYDLIPDHLHTGGADAPPVDLAEAMFGFVHREANDAPTQITSYASRLRFSDAKLVNQQLPDAELWDAEITPPVLASPKPTTFQHYLTQDATELKSLRHYGDDRNDTTIRGYKQYWHHGQFAAQDRHKPDVSADSTQSTRMRPVKSGVEFQFQIAFENLSDVELGALIYVLELAASPNYRLKLGMGKPFGFGSIAINYQIATTNRQARYSQLFNPSQHNWLRAERDWLDEQLLAKQQAFCAYILQHSGEQERGFSEFNQIPRIQQLLAMLEWDTTRFGQTEPRPWSEVVRYLEIERKVTEEWVIGDPVRAYDETVNEYRLRPVLPTPLRVINRPLIKPKKPEKPLKVGNDVWGKLVDQVGRYWIVQLDNRDTEFKAMPLGSVNSRDMRIGKRVLIRIKSLDANGVQEIRKIQ from the coding sequence ATGGCAACCGTTCCTGAACATTTGCATGATATTCCTGCCCAACGTGAGGCTTTTGCGCCCTATAATTTTATTCCACTGCCCGAAAAAGCTGTGCCTGCTGAAGTGGTTTCAGAACAACAGCGCGTTGTAGTAGAGAATGTTAATCTACAACCAAAAGAGGCTCAATATTTAGTGCGCCACGATCAATATTTTACCGATCGGCATACCGGCACAATTACTTGTACCCTCAAAACTGAAACCCCGTTATATGTGCGTTGTGGGCTAACTGCTGAAGAATTCAAACGTTCGCTACTAGAAGTTGAGCAGCAACAGCAATCGAATGAAGCACGCACGGCTCCGACCAAAAATAAACCCGATTTCTTTGCCTCGCCTGGTCAACGCGCAGTCATTCCTGGCAGTAGTTTACGCGGTTTAATGCGCAGCTTGGTCGAAATTGTGAGCCATAGCAAAATCGATTTGGTCACCCGCAAGTATTTATTTTTTCGAAGCGTTGATAAAACCAACCTTGGGGAACATTACCGCAAGCGTATGACCAACCAAATTCGGGCGGGTTTTTTGCGGTTGCAGCGTGATGGTGGGGTGATTGAAGAAACCAAATTTTATAAAATCCCAATTACTGTTTTAGAACAGCATATTCGACAACGCTATACCAACTATCGCCGTACCAAACTTCCCAACGAGCGTTATCAATCTCAAACAATTTGGGTCAAGCCGCGCAATAATCACAAAATTGCCGAAATGAGCCTGAACCAACGTCAAGGTGATGGTTGGTTGCCAGCAACCTTAGTAATTACTGGCGATGTACCTAGTAAAAAGCATGAATATGTTTTAATTCAGCAAGTACCATCACAGGTATTTCCCTTGGAGAATGAGCAACTCCAACGTTTTCATGATGAAGATCAGTTGAGCCAATGGCAAACGCAAGCATTTCCGCGCCAGCCTGGCCTGCGTGAGCGTAAGGGCCAACTTGCCAATGGAGATCCTGTATTCTTTATTGTTGATCCCTATAAACCACAGCAGGTTAGCTTTTTCGGGCGAGCGGGGATGTTTCGCTTGCCCTACACCCATAGCCCTTACGATTTGATTCCAGACCATTTGCATACTGGTGGTGCTGATGCGCCGCCAGTTGATCTAGCAGAGGCCATGTTTGGTTTTGTGCATCGCGAAGCCAATGATGCGCCTACCCAGATTACGAGTTATGCCAGCCGCTTACGCTTTAGTGATGCCAAACTGGTTAATCAACAACTTCCTGATGCAGAACTATGGGATGCAGAGATTACCCCGCCAGTTTTAGCCTCGCCCAAACCTACAACCTTCCAACACTACTTGACCCAAGATGCGACTGAGCTTAAATCGTTGCGCCATTATGGCGATGATCGCAATGACACAACCATTCGTGGCTATAAACAATACTGGCATCATGGCCAATTTGCTGCCCAAGATCGGCATAAACCTGATGTTAGTGCTGATTCAACCCAGAGCACTCGCATGCGGCCAGTTAAATCGGGGGTTGAATTTCAATTCCAGATAGCTTTTGAAAATCTGAGCGATGTTGAGCTAGGAGCCTTGATCTATGTGCTTGAACTAGCGGCTAGCCCCAACTATCGCCTGAAACTGGGCATGGGCAAGCCGTTTGGTTTTGGTTCAATTGCGATTAACTATCAGATTGCTACAACCAACCGTCAAGCCCGTTATAGCCAGTTGTTTAACCCAAGCCAGCATAATTGGCTGCGAGCTGAACGCGATTGGCTTGATGAGCAGTTGCTGGCTAAGCAGCAAGCCTTTTGTGCCTATATTTTGCAGCACAGCGGTGAGCAAGAGCGCGGCTTTAGTGAATTTAACCAAATCCCACGCATTCAACAATTGCTCGCCATGCTCGAATGGGATACGACTCGTTTTGGCCAAACTGAGCCACGGCCATGGTCTGAAGTTGTGCGTTATTTAGAGATTGAGCGTAAGGTCACTGAAGAATGGGTGATTGGTGATCCTGTGCGAGCTTACGACGAAACAGTCAATGAGTATCGGTTGCGTCCAGTGCTGCCCACCCCATTGCGCGTAATCAATCGGCCCCTGATTAAGCCAAAAAAGCCCGAAAAGCCACTTAAAGTTGGTAATGATGTTTGGGGTAAGTTGGTAGACCAAGTTGGGCGTTATTGGATTGTGCAGCTTGATAATCGTGATACAGAATTTAAAGCGATGCCCCTGGGCTCAGTTAATTCAAGAGATATGCGGATTGGTAAGCGCGTTTTAATTCGCATTAAGTCACTTGATGCTAACGGAGTGCAGGAAATTCGTAAAATTCAATAA
- the ruvA gene encoding Holliday junction branch migration protein RuvA, with translation MIASVRGVVQLIGQDQVVIDVHGVGLAIAVPRTVLATIGAIGDTAQLYTHLHVREDMLALFGFSSPAQRALFELLLGVSGIGPKVALALLSAATPEELQHAIAREDITMLSKVPGIGKKTAARLVLELKGKFGVATISPQLSTNPGLLALNTELIDILTSLGYSSTEAQAALNALPADAPADTEERLRLALQYFGGV, from the coding sequence ATGATCGCATCGGTACGGGGTGTTGTGCAATTGATTGGTCAAGATCAAGTGGTGATTGATGTGCATGGGGTAGGTTTGGCCATCGCCGTACCGCGCACAGTTTTAGCAACGATTGGCGCGATTGGCGATACCGCCCAGTTGTATACCCATTTGCACGTGCGTGAAGATATGCTGGCCTTATTCGGATTCAGTTCGCCAGCCCAACGTGCGTTGTTTGAGCTATTACTTGGAGTTAGTGGAATTGGGCCCAAAGTTGCTTTAGCGCTGCTCTCGGCGGCTACCCCCGAAGAATTGCAACATGCGATTGCCCGCGAAGATATCACCATGCTCTCCAAAGTGCCAGGTATTGGCAAAAAAACCGCTGCCCGTTTGGTACTCGAACTCAAAGGCAAATTTGGAGTAGCCACAATTAGCCCGCAACTCAGCACCAACCCAGGCCTACTGGCACTCAACACCGAACTGATCGATATTTTGACCAGCCTTGGTTATAGTTCGACCGAAGCCCAAGCAGCCCTGAATGCGCTCCCTGCCGATGCTCCCGCCGACACTGAAGAACGCCTACGTTTGGCCTTGCAATATTTTGGTGGGGTATAA
- a CDS encoding LLM class flavin-dependent oxidoreductase, whose translation MEAMVGQTSPAHSQTTREIAFSVLDLATIFEGSSPAEAFKNSLAIAQHAEQLNFKRFWLAEHHNMANVASAATAVVIGHVAAGTKRIRVGSGGVMLPNHSPLVIAEQFGTLESLYPGRIDLGLGRAPGTDGRTAMVLRRDLMASAERFPEDVRELQAYFAEPSPGQYLRAIPGAGLHVPLWLLGSSTFSSQLAAKLGLPFAFAAHFAPTHLFDALQLYHQHFQPSAQLAKPYTMVAINVIGAETDAEAQYLFTSIQQAFLDIQRGTPRPIPAPTNDPAKRQALDFAFAQSPMLAYTAIGTVDTLEQRLSQIIKETAADEIMVSANIYDQAARIRSLEIIAAARDRINAKRLAQ comes from the coding sequence ATGGAAGCCATGGTTGGTCAAACAAGTCCTGCTCACAGCCAAACAACCCGCGAAATTGCTTTTTCGGTGCTCGATTTAGCCACAATTTTCGAGGGCAGTAGCCCTGCCGAGGCCTTTAAAAATAGCCTTGCGATTGCCCAACATGCCGAGCAACTGAACTTCAAGCGCTTCTGGCTGGCCGAGCATCACAATATGGCCAATGTTGCCAGTGCCGCGACTGCTGTCGTGATTGGCCATGTTGCCGCTGGAACCAAACGAATTCGAGTTGGCTCAGGTGGAGTGATGCTGCCCAATCATTCGCCTTTAGTAATTGCTGAACAATTTGGCACACTCGAATCGCTCTACCCAGGCCGAATTGACTTAGGTTTGGGGCGTGCACCTGGCACTGATGGCCGCACTGCCATGGTCTTGCGCCGCGATTTGATGGCCAGCGCCGAACGCTTCCCCGAAGATGTACGTGAGCTTCAAGCCTATTTTGCCGAGCCAAGCCCAGGCCAATATTTGCGGGCAATTCCTGGGGCTGGCTTGCACGTACCGTTGTGGTTGCTAGGTTCGAGCACATTTAGCTCTCAGTTGGCGGCCAAATTAGGTTTGCCGTTTGCCTTTGCAGCCCACTTTGCCCCAACTCACTTGTTTGATGCGCTGCAACTCTATCATCAGCACTTCCAACCATCAGCCCAACTTGCCAAACCCTATACCATGGTGGCAATTAACGTGATTGGAGCCGAAACTGATGCCGAAGCTCAATATTTATTCACCAGTATTCAGCAAGCCTTTTTAGATATTCAACGTGGCACGCCACGACCAATTCCTGCGCCAACTAATGACCCAGCTAAACGCCAAGCACTAGATTTTGCCTTTGCCCAAAGCCCAATGCTAGCCTACACTGCGATTGGCACAGTTGATACCTTGGAGCAACGCCTAAGTCAAATTATCAAAGAGACTGCTGCTGACGAAATTATGGTCAGCGCTAATATTTACGACCAAGCCGCACGAATCCGCTCACTTGAAATTATCGCCGCCGCTCGCGACCGAATTAATGCCAAACGCCTCGCCCAATAA
- a CDS encoding SH3 domain-containing protein — MRHHVFLGIGLLILVGCGQTKAPLRPVSTSVSQAVIIQNTPRPTSIPPAATPLVGSVGALSNLRAEPSTTADIITTVDAQAAIIIVAQQNNADQLWYRVRVNDYQGWMHASLFNLSAQQQALLPWEQAMIIPSPTIQPTNRPYATQRPAVSRPRATAKPSRPSRPAATSRPTQPKPPTTSKPRPRR; from the coding sequence ATGCGTCACCATGTTTTCCTGGGGATTGGTTTATTAATTTTGGTAGGTTGTGGTCAAACTAAAGCTCCGTTGCGGCCAGTTTCAACCTCAGTTTCTCAAGCAGTGATAATTCAGAATACTCCACGCCCAACCTCAATTCCACCAGCAGCAACGCCTCTGGTTGGCTCAGTTGGTGCTTTGTCAAACCTGCGTGCCGAGCCAAGCACGACTGCCGATATCATCACCACAGTTGATGCTCAAGCCGCGATCATTATTGTGGCCCAACAGAATAATGCTGATCAATTGTGGTATCGGGTGCGAGTTAATGATTATCAAGGCTGGATGCACGCTAGTTTGTTCAATCTATCGGCCCAGCAACAAGCATTATTGCCTTGGGAACAGGCCATGATCATCCCATCGCCGACGATCCAGCCAACCAATCGGCCATATGCAACGCAGCGGCCAGCAGTTAGCCGCCCAAGAGCCACCGCCAAACCGAGTCGGCCATCGCGGCCAGCGGCGACGAGTCGGCCAACGCAGCCCAAACCGCCAACAACTAGCAAACCACGACCACGCCGTTAA
- a CDS encoding DUF2277 domain-containing protein, which translates to MCRNIRPLFNFEPPATEAEIEAAALQFVRKISGFNQPSAANRDAFEAAVAAITANAQSLLAALQTTTPAKDRETEKAKAQARNTQRFSK; encoded by the coding sequence ATGTGTCGCAATATTCGCCCATTATTTAACTTTGAGCCACCAGCGACCGAGGCCGAAATTGAAGCCGCCGCACTGCAATTTGTGCGTAAAATTAGCGGCTTCAACCAACCTTCGGCAGCGAATCGCGATGCTTTTGAGGCCGCAGTTGCCGCAATTACCGCCAATGCTCAAAGCTTACTTGCAGCCTTGCAAACAACCACTCCCGCCAAAGATCGCGAAACCGAAAAAGCCAAGGCCCAAGCTCGCAATACACAGCGCTTCAGCAAATAA
- a CDS encoding dihydrofolate reductase family protein, translated as MGKIVLAMFVSLDGVVENPGWSMPYWSDDISAFKAEESAECTALLLGRVTYEGFAKAWPESKDEGAEHMNNLVKYVPTNTLDQPEWNATFLKGDVIEQIRQLREEQNLLIYGSTVLADSLIKHNLIDEYRLLIYPVVIGEGQRLFHPGTTATLKLVETRTMSTGVAMLKYQRIEQAAE; from the coding sequence ATGGGTAAGATTGTATTAGCAATGTTTGTCTCGCTCGATGGTGTGGTCGAAAATCCAGGTTGGTCGATGCCCTATTGGTCTGATGATATTTCGGCTTTCAAGGCTGAAGAATCTGCTGAATGCACGGCGCTGCTTTTGGGCCGCGTGACCTACGAGGGTTTTGCCAAGGCTTGGCCTGAATCCAAAGATGAAGGCGCTGAGCACATGAACAATTTGGTAAAATATGTGCCAACCAACACGCTTGATCAACCAGAGTGGAATGCGACTTTTTTGAAGGGCGACGTAATTGAGCAAATTCGCCAATTGCGCGAAGAACAAAACTTGTTGATTTATGGCAGCACGGTTTTGGCCGATAGCCTGATTAAACACAATTTGATCGACGAATATCGCCTGTTAATCTATCCAGTCGTGATCGGCGAAGGTCAACGTTTATTTCACCCTGGTACAACCGCAACCCTCAAACTCGTTGAAACTCGCACAATGAGCACTGGCGTGGCAATGTTAAAATATCAACGGATTGAGCAAGCCGCAGAGTGA
- a CDS encoding winged helix-turn-helix transcriptional regulator, producing MNNRSYNQYCGLAYALELLGERWTILIIRELVAGPRRFKDLLNGLPGISTNLLTERLKHLEQHGLIVRQVLAPPAGSTVYGLTDLGRGLEPTLIEWGKWGSQFVPANSEHVHILTIGSYALTLKTFFRPELAQFRETYQWHVDGELLSITIDHGQLYIQQGLSQQPDTIIHTTIEVYLQLLQGAISPQQAVDQGLLQIQGQLVALERFLACCAINAPA from the coding sequence ATGAATAATCGCAGCTACAACCAATATTGCGGGCTAGCCTATGCCCTCGAACTGCTCGGCGAACGTTGGACAATTCTGATCATTCGTGAGTTGGTGGCTGGGCCGCGCCGCTTTAAAGATTTACTCAACGGCTTGCCTGGCATTAGCACCAATCTCTTGACTGAACGGCTTAAACATCTTGAACAGCATGGCTTGATTGTGCGCCAAGTGCTAGCTCCCCCAGCAGGCTCGACGGTCTATGGCCTGACTGATTTAGGCCGTGGGCTTGAGCCAACGTTGATCGAGTGGGGCAAATGGGGCAGCCAATTTGTGCCCGCCAATAGTGAACATGTGCATATTCTGACGATTGGCTCGTATGCCTTGACCCTTAAAACCTTTTTTCGCCCTGAGTTGGCCCAATTTCGTGAAACCTATCAATGGCATGTCGATGGTGAATTGCTAAGCATCACGATTGATCATGGCCAACTGTATATTCAACAAGGCTTGAGCCAACAGCCTGATACGATTATCCACACGACAATTGAGGTTTATTTACAACTCTTGCAAGGTGCAATCAGCCCGCAACAGGCAGTTGATCAGGGTTTGTTGCAAATCCAAGGCCAGCTGGTTGCGCTTGAACGGTTCCTCGCCTGCTGTGCCATTAACGCTCCAGCTTAA
- a CDS encoding coagulation factor 5/8 type domain-containing protein, with the protein MDTHFWRKLAAVGLACSILFTFITAAPQAAFAAAPLGQTIWLRAMSSGKYVSADANRGANSPLVADRDAANGWEQFQVVDAGNGYIGLRALATGKFVSADQNFANTPLVADRNTISGWEQFQWVDVTAGQVQLRSIGNNNFVSSDLNLGTHAPLVANRPTASGWETFNWGVVGVNPTPNPTTPPGTTPDFGPNVLMFDPSMSTASIQTQINNVYAIQQNSQFGSARYTLMFKPGTYNGLNIPVGFYTQLLGVGASPDSVNINGSVYSNAYLGNDNATCNFWRGAEGLAITPSNGTMQWAVSQAVPFRRMHIRGNMKLNQNNGWSSGGWMADVLVDGNVNSGTQQQWISRNTQWGSWTGSNWNMVFVGVTNPPAGSWPNPPYTKVAQTPIVREKPFVTVDAAGNWGVRVPSLRTNSTGITWAGGSTPGTTIAMSQFFIAKPSDSAATINAQLAAGKHLLFTPGIYALNDTIRVNNPNTVVLGLGFATLRPTTGLAAMTVADVDGVTIAGLLFDAGLINSPVLLEVGPNGSNASHADNPIVLHDVIFRVGGAAAGKASTSFRINSHDTIVDHTWVWRADHGDGVAWNSNTGANGVIVNGNNVTIYGLFVEHYQQYQVLWQGNGGRVYFYQSEIPYDPPTQDSWRSAAGVNGWASYKVADNVTSHEAWGLGIYSVFTNPNIWLTRAIEAPNNPNVRFHNMISVAIGANGGISNVINNTGGSTQPNVTYTPKVTNYPN; encoded by the coding sequence ATGGATACTCATTTTTGGCGTAAATTGGCCGCAGTTGGCTTAGCCTGTAGCATTCTGTTTACCTTTATTACTGCGGCTCCCCAAGCGGCATTTGCCGCCGCCCCACTTGGCCAAACCATTTGGCTGCGGGCAATGTCAAGCGGAAAATATGTTTCAGCCGATGCTAATCGCGGAGCCAACTCGCCCTTGGTCGCCGATCGTGATGCTGCCAATGGTTGGGAGCAGTTTCAGGTAGTCGATGCTGGCAATGGCTACATCGGCCTGCGAGCTTTGGCGACTGGCAAGTTTGTTTCAGCTGACCAAAATTTTGCTAACACGCCCTTGGTTGCCGACCGTAACACGATTAGCGGCTGGGAACAATTTCAATGGGTCGATGTGACGGCGGGCCAAGTCCAATTGCGCTCGATTGGCAATAATAATTTTGTTTCCAGCGATCTCAATTTGGGCACGCACGCGCCGTTGGTTGCCAACCGACCAACAGCTTCGGGCTGGGAAACCTTCAATTGGGGCGTGGTCGGCGTAAATCCAACCCCCAACCCAACTACCCCGCCTGGCACTACTCCCGATTTTGGTCCGAATGTGTTGATGTTTGATCCGTCGATGTCAACTGCTTCGATTCAAACCCAAATCAACAACGTTTATGCCATTCAGCAAAATAGCCAATTTGGCTCAGCTCGCTATACCTTGATGTTCAAACCTGGCACCTATAATGGCTTGAACATTCCGGTTGGTTTCTATACCCAATTGCTAGGCGTTGGCGCATCGCCTGATAGCGTCAACATCAACGGCAGTGTCTACTCGAACGCCTATTTGGGCAACGACAACGCTACTTGCAATTTTTGGCGCGGCGCTGAAGGCCTTGCGATTACTCCTTCGAATGGCACGATGCAATGGGCTGTCTCTCAGGCTGTGCCATTCCGTCGTATGCACATTCGTGGCAATATGAAGCTCAATCAAAATAATGGTTGGTCGAGCGGCGGCTGGATGGCCGATGTGTTGGTTGATGGTAATGTCAACTCTGGCACCCAGCAACAATGGATTTCGCGCAATACCCAATGGGGCAGCTGGACTGGCTCAAACTGGAATATGGTCTTTGTTGGCGTGACCAACCCACCAGCAGGTAGTTGGCCTAACCCACCATATACCAAAGTTGCCCAAACTCCAATTGTGCGCGAAAAGCCGTTTGTAACCGTTGATGCTGCTGGCAATTGGGGCGTGCGGGTTCCGTCGCTGCGCACCAACAGCACGGGCATTACATGGGCTGGTGGCTCAACGCCAGGCACAACCATCGCCATGAGCCAATTCTTCATCGCCAAACCAAGCGATAGTGCTGCAACGATTAACGCCCAATTGGCCGCAGGCAAACATCTGTTATTCACCCCTGGGATCTATGCCTTAAATGATACGATTCGCGTGAATAACCCCAATACTGTGGTGTTGGGCTTGGGCTTTGCAACCTTGCGACCAACCACGGGCCTAGCCGCTATGACCGTCGCCGATGTTGATGGCGTGACGATTGCTGGCCTGTTGTTTGATGCAGGCCTGATTAACTCGCCAGTTTTGTTGGAAGTTGGGCCAAATGGCAGTAATGCTAGCCACGCTGATAATCCAATTGTGCTGCATGATGTGATTTTTCGGGTTGGTGGGGCTGCTGCGGGCAAAGCCTCAACTAGCTTCCGCATCAATAGCCACGATACAATTGTTGATCATACCTGGGTTTGGCGGGCCGACCACGGCGATGGCGTGGCCTGGAATAGCAATACTGGCGCGAATGGGGTGATCGTCAATGGCAACAACGTGACGATCTATGGTCTCTTTGTCGAGCACTATCAACAATATCAGGTGCTTTGGCAGGGCAATGGTGGTCGGGTCTACTTCTATCAATCGGAAATTCCCTACGATCCGCCAACCCAAGATAGCTGGCGCAGTGCAGCGGGAGTCAACGGTTGGGCATCCTACAAAGTTGCCGATAACGTGACCAGTCACGAAGCTTGGGGCTTGGGCATTTACAGCGTTTTCACTAACCCTAACATCTGGCTAACTCGCGCCATCGAAGCGCCAAACAACCCCAATGTGCGATTCCACAATATGATTTCGGTGGCAATTGGGGCTAATGGTGGAATTAGCAATGTGATTAATAATACTGGTGGCTCAACTCAGCCAAATGTCACCTACACTCCCAAAGTAACCAATTATCCTAATTAA
- a CDS encoding cation:proton antiporter, translating into MPHDISLITNISVALVVAFAGGLLARRLGLPTIVGYLLAGMLIGPFTPGFVGDIGDISQLAEIGVIFLMFGVGLHFSLKDLWSVRKVAIPGAALQMLLATGLGFGLTRLWGWTTAAGLVVGLAISIASTVVLLRGLIDAGQLNTPAGQTAVGWLVLEDLATVLILVLLPALFGNEGGNPWVTGGLALLKTTAFVLIILFVGGRFLPWLLTSIAHSRSRELFILAAVAVALGTAFAATAAFGVSLALGAFLAGVVLGESEISHQVGDEVLPFREIFAVIFFVSVGMLVNPQYLWDHIGQVVALTALIVVGKAIFTLFLGLILPSTGRTMIVVAAGLSQIGEFSFIVGQAGVGLGVLTQDQYSLVLAGAMFSIMLNPVMFWSIPHVETWLKRYPKLWARFERHATTEPQPTQLPQAEHVVVVGYGRVGEHIGTVLNRLQIPFLVVEADNHRADDFITKHIPTLIGDAANSDVLTHAKLEQAKALVVTLPNEAASELVVAAARDIAPNLPIIARAATTSGVQRLADLGAQDVIHPELEGGLEIIRHTLLHLGYAATQVQGYTDAVRRDQYHTNITPTEHLILEQLIQSVRGFEIAWRSIAASSTMIGQSLAALNIRAQTGASVIAVIRDQQLISNPESQLTLAPGDLLGLIGDKSQISAADALINRSQAGDQAANSPQAGKFAPSAAELLDKTSDLSTSNS; encoded by the coding sequence ATGCCCCATGATATATCGTTGATCACCAATATTTCGGTCGCGTTGGTCGTGGCATTTGCTGGCGGTTTGCTGGCTCGCCGCTTAGGTTTACCCACAATTGTCGGCTATCTTTTAGCGGGAATGCTAATCGGGCCATTTACGCCTGGCTTCGTCGGCGATATTGGCGATATTAGCCAGCTTGCAGAAATTGGCGTGATCTTCCTTATGTTTGGGGTTGGTTTACACTTCTCGCTCAAGGATTTATGGTCGGTGCGCAAAGTGGCGATTCCAGGGGCAGCCCTCCAAATGCTCTTGGCGACAGGCTTGGGCTTTGGGCTGACCCGTTTGTGGGGCTGGACTACCGCCGCTGGTTTGGTCGTCGGCTTGGCAATTTCGATCGCCAGTACGGTGGTGTTGCTGCGTGGCTTGATAGATGCAGGCCAACTCAATACGCCCGCTGGCCAAACTGCGGTTGGCTGGTTGGTGTTGGAAGATTTAGCCACCGTGCTAATTTTGGTGTTGTTGCCAGCCTTGTTCGGCAACGAGGGTGGTAATCCGTGGGTTACTGGCGGCTTGGCCTTGCTCAAAACCACCGCCTTTGTCTTGATTATTCTGTTTGTTGGTGGGCGTTTCTTGCCATGGCTGCTGACCTCGATTGCTCATTCACGCTCACGCGAGCTGTTTATTTTAGCAGCCGTAGCCGTGGCGCTTGGCACAGCCTTTGCCGCCACCGCTGCCTTTGGGGTTTCGCTAGCACTGGGCGCGTTTTTGGCTGGCGTAGTGTTGGGCGAATCGGAGATTAGCCATCAAGTTGGCGATGAAGTCTTGCCCTTCCGCGAAATCTTTGCGGTGATCTTTTTCGTTTCGGTAGGCATGTTGGTCAACCCACAATACCTGTGGGATCACATTGGACAAGTTGTGGCATTAACCGCGTTGATCGTGGTTGGTAAGGCAATTTTCACGCTCTTTTTGGGCTTGATTCTGCCTTCAACTGGTCGCACGATGATTGTGGTGGCCGCTGGTTTGAGCCAAATTGGTGAATTCTCGTTTATCGTTGGGCAGGCTGGAGTTGGCTTAGGCGTATTGACTCAAGATCAATATTCGCTGGTGTTGGCCGGAGCAATGTTCTCGATTATGCTCAATCCGGTCATGTTTTGGTCGATTCCCCATGTCGAAACATGGCTCAAGCGTTATCCAAAATTATGGGCACGTTTTGAGCGCCACGCTACGACTGAGCCGCAACCAACCCAATTGCCCCAAGCTGAGCATGTGGTCGTCGTCGGCTATGGGCGAGTTGGTGAGCATATTGGTACGGTCTTAAATCGGCTGCAAATTCCCTTTTTGGTGGTCGAAGCCGACAATCATCGCGCCGACGATTTTATAACCAAGCATATTCCAACCTTGATCGGCGATGCTGCCAACTCCGATGTGCTGACTCACGCCAAGCTTGAGCAAGCTAAAGCCTTGGTGGTGACCTTGCCCAACGAGGCGGCTAGTGAGTTGGTGGTCGCTGCCGCGCGGGATATCGCCCCAAATTTGCCAATTATTGCGCGGGCAGCAACCACTTCAGGGGTACAACGGCTGGCCGATTTGGGGGCGCAAGATGTGATTCACCCAGAGTTAGAGGGTGGACTAGAAATTATTCGACATACCTTGTTGCACTTGGGCTATGCCGCCACCCAAGTTCAAGGCTATACCGATGCAGTTCGGCGCGATCAATATCATACCAATATTACGCCGACTGAGCATCTGATCCTTGAGCAGTTGATCCAAAGTGTGCGCGGCTTTGAGATTGCTTGGCGCAGCATTGCCGCCAGCAGTACCATGATTGGCCAGAGTTTGGCAGCACTCAATATTCGTGCCCAAACTGGTGCTTCAGTTATCGCCGTGATTCGCGATCAGCAACTGATTAGCAATCCTGAATCACAATTAACCCTCGCGCCTGGCGATTTGCTAGGCTTGATCGGCGACAAAAGCCAAATTAGTGCCGCCGATGCGTTGATCAACCGCAGCCAAGCGGGCGATCAAGCAGCCAACTCGCCGCAAGCTGGCAAATTTGCCCCCAGCGCAGCCGAATTACTTGATAAAACGAGCGATCTTTCAACCAGTAATAGTTGA